The following are from one region of the Coffea eugenioides isolate CCC68of chromosome 2, Ceug_1.0, whole genome shotgun sequence genome:
- the LOC113763153 gene encoding protein MOTHER of FT and TFL1 homolog 1-like, translating into MARPVEPLVVGRVIGDVLDMFVPAAELIVQYGSKQVGNGCEIKPSHSAHKPAVRVNGSRARAASLFTLVMVDPDAPSPSDPTFREWLHWIVVNIPEGGDASEGKELVAYQGPQPPTGIHRYVFALFKQRGRMEKPKTLPEPRHNFTTRQFASHNELGLPVAAVYFNSQKEPAGNRKR; encoded by the exons ATGGCTAGGCCAGTTGAACCGCTGGTGGTGGGGAGGGTGATCGGAGATGTGCTCGACATGTTTGTACCAGCTGCTGAATTGATAGTACAATATGGGTCAAAACAGGTCGGAAATGGTTGTGAGATAAAGCCATCCCATTCTGCTCACAAGCCTGCGGTTCGCGTAAATGGCTCTCGTGCCCGTGCCGCCAGTCTCTTTACCCTT GTTATGGTCGATCCTGATGCGCCAAGTCCAAGTGATCCAACTTTCAGAGAGTGGCTTCATTG GATTGTGGTGAACATCCCAGAGGGTGGGGATGCCTCCGaag GCAAAGAATTGGTAGCATACCAAGGACCTCAGCCACCAACGGGCATCCACCGCTACGTTTTTGCGCTTTTTAAGCAGAGAGGAAGAATGGAAAAGCCAAAAACGCTACCAGAACCCCGTCACAACTTCACCACTCGACAATTTGCAAGCCATAATGAACTCGGACTTCCTGTTGCTGCCGTATATTTCAACTCACAGAAGGAACCAGCTGGAAATAGGAAACGTTGA
- the LOC113762610 gene encoding transcription factor MYB102 has protein sequence MGRSPCCDKNGLKKGPWTPEEDQKLIDYIQKHGYGNWRTLPKNAGLQRCGKSCRLRWTNYLRPDIKRGRFSFEEEETIIQLHSILGNKWSAIAARLPGRTDNEIKNYWNTHIRKRLLRMGIDPVTHSPRLDLLDLSSILNSSIYSSSQQINLSRLLGVQPMVNPELLRLATSLFSSQKKNHHDIPTQNDVQENQVVYTAPQVQNQLPPLIQPSELQTSVQDIPTSDNLGTSLRTSTSCVPFSCDQAQLMQPNAEQFSSANLSDFINSQQSCELNEWQNSEFLPPNFSEDYYVPLQHYGCYGSDNQSVLDTAPSETTSTFQSNNSNSFSFQSVLSTLSTPSSSPTPLQSNSTYINSCSTTTTEDERESYCSNILKYEIPELLDVNQFM, from the exons ATGGGAAGATCACCATGTTGTGACAAAAATGGACTCAAAAAGGGGCCATGGACACCTGAAGAAGACCAGAAACTTATTGATTATATTCAGAAGCATGGCTATGGAAACTGGAGAACACTTCCAAAGAATGCTG GGCTTCAAAGATGTGGAAAAAGTTGTCGACTTCGTTGGACAAATTACTTGAGGCCTGACATCAAGAGAGGACGATTctcatttgaagaagaagagacaATTATTCAACTGCACAGCATACTAGGAAACAA GTGGTCTGCAATTGCTGCTCGGTTGCCAGGAAGAACTGACAATGAAATCAAGAACTATTGGAACACACACATTAGGAAAAGGCTTCTTCGAATGGGAATTGATCCGGTTACTCATAGTCCTCGACTTGATCTTCTTGATCTTTCCTCAATTCTAAACTCATCAATCTACTCTTCATCTCAGCAAATCAACCTTTCCAGGTTATTAGGGGTGCAACCCATGGTTAATCCAGAACTCCTAAGGCTAGCCacctctcttttctcctcccaaaagaaaaatcatcatgaTATCCCGACCCAAAATGAtgttcaagaaaatcaagtagtCTACACTGCCCCCCAAGTGCAAAACCAATTGCCCCCATTAATACAGCCTAGCGAACTTCAGACCTCAGTTCAAGATATCCCTACATCCGACAACCTGGGCACAAGCTTGAGGACAAGTACTTCCTGCGTTCCATTTTCTTGTGATCAAGCACAACTCATGCAACCCAATGCGGAGCAATTCTCATCAGCAAATCTCTCCGACTTCATTAATTCACAACAAAGTTGTGAACTTAACGAGTGGCAAAACAGCGAATTCTTGCCTCCCAATTTCTCAGAAGATTATTATGTACCTCTACAGCATTACGGTTGCTATGGCTCCGACAACCAATCCGTTTTGGACACGGCTCCATCTGAGACTACTTCAACTTTCCAATCCAACAACAGCAACAGTTTCAGCTTCCAATCCGTTTTGTCAACTTTATCGACGCCTTCGTCAAGCCCAACACCATTGCAATCAAATTCAACTTACATCAACAGCTGCAGTACTACCACTACTGAAGACGAAAGGGAAAGCTATTGCAGCAACATCTTGAAGTACGAAATCCCAGAGCTTTTGGATGTTAATCAATTCATGTAA